Proteins from one Sarcophilus harrisii chromosome 2, mSarHar1.11, whole genome shotgun sequence genomic window:
- the LOC105749827 gene encoding ribonuclease pancreatic → MAFPGNERPSLCFREENLVNWLPMRDSSSSFAGSSRREQKFWQEHHNQGSSNQEVQKQMRQINSGKRRCKPKNTIIHSQKDTIKDICTDPSSKNVPCKNGWDNCFEGAKPHPVTICEEKANSQPGKCRYNCTKKEAVKVTVACENGRPVHLERTRDEL, encoded by the exons ATGGCATTTCCTGGAAATGAGAGGCCATCACTTTGctttagagaagaaaatttggtGAATTGG CTACCAATGAGAGATTCCAGCTCATCGTTTGCTGGATCTTCAAGGAGGGAGCAGAAGTTTTGGCAGGAGCATCACAACCAAGGGAGCAGTAATCAAGAGGTCCAAAAACAAATGAGGCAGATCAACTCGGGCAAAAGAAGATGCAAACCAAAAAATACCATCATTCACAGCCAAAAAGACACCATCAAGGATATCTGCACCGATCCCAGCAGCAAGAATGTGCCTTGCAAGAACGGGTGGGACAACTGCTTTGAAGGTGCAAAGCCACACCCTGTCACCATCTGTGAGGAGAAGGCAAACTCTCAGCCTGGGAAATGTCGCTACAACTGCACAAAGAAAGAAGCAGTCAAAGTTACCGTGGCCTGTGAGAATGGGAGGCCTGTGCATCTCGAACGCACCCGGGATGAACTGTGA